In Papaver somniferum cultivar HN1 chromosome 1, ASM357369v1, whole genome shotgun sequence, a genomic segment contains:
- the LOC113353646 gene encoding uncharacterized protein LOC113353646, translating into MDPRNVYGEEYHDHQGEGDYLRTINEGHYKPQVGVPQFSYISNQSCASTSYILNQNCAAISFNYFRQPQIDQSQYYPNVHCSGFVNPSLFPSIDQNGLLSTSSMGFFHSGLHSQRQIIATRHRLVNSSCRIQRPRRWGPSVTKAARIKRKMRLKFILQKELKNSDVNSLGRIVLPKKDSEAHLPSLTVKEGIQIAVREVLSPKVWFMRYKFWPNNKSRMYVLENTGEYVKQNELKCGDFVILYQDENKQLYISFQKAQRPTLEGEPNKEEKESRTGLEREHESPHAEVEDQRLLISEDMLRQQGIEFHEPSTSSNSIAVEGDLFCLDGTIYLDLSNCNLSELDILPNFDDSDLSLYDDLINDFNQDFGTAKDDPSKTAK; encoded by the exons ATGGATCCTAGAAATGTATACGGAGAAGAATATCATGATCATCAAGGAGAAGGAGACTATCTGAGAACAATTAATGAAGGTCATTATAAACCCCAAGTGGGTGTGCCACAATTTTCTTATATTTCAAATCAGAGTTGTGCATCAACTTCTTATATTTTAAACCAGAATTGTGCAGCAATTTCTTTTAACTATTTTAGACAACCCCAGATTGATCAATCTCAGTATTACCCGAATGTACATTGTTCTGggtttgtaaacccatctttatTTCCTTCAATTGATCAAAATGGACTACTGTCCACATCATCAATGGGGTTTTTCCATAGTGGGTTGCATTCACAGAGACAAATCATTGCTACTAGACATAGATTGGTGAATTCTTCATGCAGAATtcaaagaccaagaagatgggGACCTTCAGTAACAAAAGCAGCAAGAATCAAGAGAAAAATG AGATTGAAGTTCATACTGCAGAAGGAGTTGAAAAACAGTGATGTTAACTCTCTAGGAAGGATTGTCCTGCCAAAG AAAGATTCAGAGGCACATCTACCAAGCCTCACAGTGAAGGAGGGCATCCAAATAGCAGTTAGGGAGGTACTTTCTCCAAAAGTGTGGTTCATGAGATACAA GTTTTGGCCTAATAACAAGAGCAGAATGTATGTATTGGAAAATACAG GGGAATATGTAAAGCAGAATGAGCTCAAATGTGGAGATTTTGTAATTCTCTATCAAGACGAGAACAAACAGCTT TACATTTCCTTCCAGAAGGCCCAAAGACCAACTCTAGAAGGAGAACCGAACAAGGAAGAGAAAGAATCTCGAACAGGTCTAGAGAGAGAACATGAAAGCCCCCATGCGGAGGTAGAAGATCAAAGGCTTCTAATATCCGAGGATATGTTGAGACAACAGGGAATAGAATTTCATGAACCATCGACATCCTCAAACAGTATAGCAGTGGAGGGAGATTTATTTTGTCTCGATGGTACAATATATCTAGACCTCAGTAATTGTAACCTCAGTGAACTAGATATTCTACCAAACTTCGATGACTCTGATCTTTCCCTCTATGATGACCTGATTAATGACTTCAATCAAGATTTTGGCACGGCCAAGGATGATCCTTCGAAAACAGCAAAATGA